In Desulfosediminicola ganghwensis, a single window of DNA contains:
- a CDS encoding pyruvate carboxylase subunit B, with protein MSDKVRMTAMNYDADRPAAKNPVKIMDLSLRDGHQSLFATRGRTEDMIPVAELMDEVGFWAIETWGGATFDTMHRFLNEDPWQRLRTLKKYIKKTPFSMLLRAQNLVGYRNYADDLAYAFVDRAAENGMDVFRTFDALNDYRNFETVVKQIKKCGKHFQGCICYTLTAPRLGGEVYNIEYYVKKARDLEEMGADSICLKDMAGLMSPYDAYALIKELKKHVTAPIHLHSHFTSGMSPMTHLKAIEAGVDIIDTVMTPYAYRTSHAALEPLVMTLLGTNRDTGFDIKKLAVINEILEKEVMPKYKHLLDDSKMSIIDINVLLHQTPGGMLSNLVNQLREMDALDKIDEVYKELPRVRKELGQIPLVTPTSQIVGVQTVNNVLHDTPEERYKMITGQVKDLCYGLYGKTAVPIDPELQKKALKGYPRGEEPITSRPAEVLEPELEKAKAEIGSLAKDIDDQILYAIFPVTGKKFLEWKYGKAEVPDSVKPITMEQVKERDELVKKAKAGKVIEKPENAPEKSEAARTFNVFIDNEYFTVDVDPVGGAPVISASGPAPVRAAAPAPAAAAPKPTAAAAPKNGESVQEVNGTLLTAPMPGMVVRFEKKVGDAVKKGDTIMILEAMKMENALVAPCDGSINAVNFSVGDSVVKGATLAVIG; from the coding sequence ATGAGCGACAAGGTAAGAATGACCGCAATGAATTACGATGCTGACCGTCCGGCGGCAAAGAATCCTGTGAAAATCATGGATCTTTCCCTGCGTGACGGACATCAGTCCCTGTTTGCAACCAGAGGGCGTACTGAAGATATGATCCCGGTCGCAGAACTCATGGACGAGGTAGGCTTCTGGGCCATCGAGACCTGGGGCGGGGCGACTTTCGATACCATGCATCGTTTCCTGAATGAAGATCCATGGCAGCGTCTGCGTACTTTGAAGAAGTATATTAAGAAGACCCCGTTCTCCATGCTGCTTAGGGCGCAAAATCTGGTGGGGTACCGGAATTATGCTGATGACCTTGCCTATGCTTTTGTCGACAGGGCTGCGGAAAACGGCATGGACGTGTTCCGTACCTTCGACGCCTTGAATGACTACCGTAACTTTGAGACTGTAGTTAAGCAGATCAAAAAGTGCGGTAAGCACTTCCAGGGTTGTATCTGCTACACTCTTACCGCACCCCGTCTGGGTGGTGAAGTGTACAATATCGAATATTATGTGAAGAAGGCCCGCGACCTGGAAGAGATGGGTGCCGATTCTATCTGCCTGAAAGATATGGCAGGGCTGATGTCCCCGTATGATGCCTATGCCCTGATCAAGGAACTGAAGAAACACGTCACGGCGCCGATTCACCTGCACAGCCACTTTACCTCCGGTATGTCGCCGATGACGCACCTCAAGGCAATTGAGGCGGGTGTTGATATTATCGATACTGTTATGACCCCGTATGCCTACCGTACATCCCACGCAGCGTTGGAACCACTGGTTATGACACTTCTGGGTACTAACCGTGACACCGGCTTTGATATCAAGAAACTGGCTGTAATTAATGAAATCCTCGAAAAAGAGGTAATGCCCAAGTACAAGCATCTGCTGGACGATTCAAAAATGTCCATTATCGATATCAACGTTCTCCTGCATCAGACTCCGGGAGGTATGCTCTCTAACCTGGTGAACCAGCTGCGGGAGATGGATGCGCTCGATAAGATCGACGAGGTGTACAAAGAGCTGCCGAGAGTACGTAAAGAGCTTGGACAGATTCCGCTGGTTACCCCGACCAGTCAGATCGTTGGTGTGCAGACTGTAAATAACGTACTGCACGATACCCCGGAAGAACGGTATAAGATGATCACCGGTCAGGTAAAAGATCTTTGCTACGGTTTGTACGGAAAAACCGCAGTTCCAATTGATCCTGAGTTACAGAAGAAGGCGCTTAAGGGGTATCCGCGTGGTGAGGAGCCAATCACCAGCCGTCCGGCAGAGGTGCTTGAGCCAGAGCTTGAGAAGGCGAAAGCAGAAATTGGATCTTTGGCAAAGGATATCGACGATCAGATTCTCTATGCAATCTTCCCCGTTACCGGAAAGAAGTTTCTGGAATGGAAGTATGGCAAGGCCGAGGTGCCGGACAGCGTCAAGCCGATTACCATGGAGCAAGTGAAAGAGCGCGATGAGCTGGTGAAGAAAGCCAAGGCAGGCAAAGTAATTGAAAAACCGGAAAATGCTCCGGAGAAATCAGAGGCTGCCAGGACTTTCAATGTCTTTATCGACAACGAGTACTTTACGGTGGATGTTGATCCTGTTGGTGGCGCGCCGGTAATTTCTGCATCCGGTCCTGCTCCTGTACGTGCCGCAGCACCAGCGCCGGCAGCGGCTGCTCCGAAACCGACTGCAGCGGCAGCACCTAAAAACGGTGAGTCGGTCCAGGAGGTCAACGGCACACTGCTTACTGCGCCGATGCCCGGGATGGTCGTACGCTTTGAGAAGAAGGTTGGAGATGCGGTGAAAAAGGGTGATACCATTATGATTCTCGAGGCGATGAAGATGGAAAATGCCCTGGTTGCACCTTGTGACGGCAGCATTAATGCGGTTAATTTTAGTGTGGGTGACAGTGTGGTGAAAGGCGCGACTCTTGCTGTAATTGGTTAG
- a CDS encoding propionyl-CoA synthetase, with translation MTSFDAVFQSSINNPEEFWAEAAKGITWYRWCDKVLDSSNPPFYKWFSGGKMNTCYNAVDRHVENGRADQTAIIYDSPVTDTIRKITYKELQEQVANFAGALQAQGVTKGDTVIIYMPMIPEAAVAMLACARIGAIHSVVFGGFAAHELAIRIDHAQPKLIITASGALEGAKKLAYKPLVDAAIEQSTHKVETVVLFQRDFITAEMTEGKDIDWQDFVKDAKPADCVELDATDPLYILYTSGTTGMPKGVLRDNGGHAVALHYTMKALYDINPGEVWWSASDVGWVVGHSYIVYAPLIYGATSVFYEGKPVGTPDAGAFWRVISEHKVKALFTAPTAFRAIKKEDPNGELYKKYDVSSFECLYLAGERTDPDTLNWAKDMLGVPVIDHWWQTETGWAIVGNCRGIEELPVKVGSPTKAMPGWDVQVVDNDCQPVPPNTEGNIVVKLPLPPGTLTTLWRNEERFVKSYMTNFPGYYETSDGGFMDEEGYVYVMGRMDDVINIAGHRLSTGAMEEVISAHPDVAECAVFGTHDTMKGQLPVGLFVLKAGVDRKEEDIKKELVQMVRDQIGPIACFRDSAQVARLPKTRSGKILRGTMRAIANNKEYNMPSTIDDPAILDEITETLKTIGYPKA, from the coding sequence ATGACTAGTTTTGATGCAGTTTTTCAAAGTAGTATCAACAACCCAGAAGAGTTTTGGGCAGAAGCTGCAAAAGGTATCACCTGGTATAGGTGGTGCGACAAAGTACTTGATTCATCAAATCCACCGTTTTACAAGTGGTTCTCCGGCGGGAAAATGAACACCTGCTACAACGCTGTCGATCGTCATGTGGAGAACGGTCGGGCAGATCAGACTGCAATCATTTATGACAGCCCTGTCACCGACACCATCCGCAAAATCACTTACAAAGAGCTGCAAGAGCAGGTGGCTAATTTCGCAGGTGCACTGCAGGCCCAAGGGGTAACTAAAGGGGATACCGTCATCATCTATATGCCGATGATCCCTGAAGCGGCTGTTGCCATGCTGGCATGTGCCCGAATTGGCGCGATCCACTCTGTAGTCTTCGGAGGTTTTGCGGCCCATGAACTGGCAATTCGTATCGATCATGCTCAACCCAAGCTGATCATAACTGCTTCAGGTGCCCTTGAAGGCGCTAAAAAACTGGCATACAAGCCATTGGTAGATGCTGCAATTGAGCAATCGACCCATAAGGTCGAGACCGTGGTGCTGTTTCAGCGTGATTTTATCACTGCCGAGATGACAGAAGGCAAGGATATCGATTGGCAGGACTTCGTGAAAGATGCCAAACCGGCTGATTGTGTTGAGCTTGATGCTACCGATCCACTTTATATTCTCTATACTTCCGGCACCACAGGTATGCCGAAAGGTGTCTTGAGAGATAATGGTGGTCATGCGGTAGCCCTGCATTACACCATGAAGGCGCTCTATGATATTAATCCGGGCGAGGTTTGGTGGTCGGCATCCGACGTAGGCTGGGTCGTAGGTCATTCCTACATCGTCTATGCCCCTCTGATTTATGGAGCAACCTCAGTTTTCTATGAGGGTAAACCTGTGGGAACACCGGATGCCGGTGCATTCTGGCGTGTCATTTCTGAGCATAAGGTCAAAGCCCTGTTCACCGCACCTACCGCCTTTCGGGCAATCAAGAAAGAAGATCCTAACGGCGAGCTGTACAAGAAATATGACGTATCTTCTTTCGAGTGCCTTTATCTGGCAGGCGAGCGTACAGACCCTGATACTCTGAACTGGGCAAAAGATATGCTGGGTGTACCTGTTATAGATCACTGGTGGCAAACAGAAACTGGCTGGGCCATCGTCGGCAACTGCCGTGGTATTGAGGAGCTGCCTGTTAAGGTTGGTTCTCCGACCAAAGCTATGCCGGGCTGGGATGTGCAGGTCGTAGACAACGACTGCCAGCCGGTACCTCCTAATACCGAAGGTAATATTGTCGTTAAGCTTCCTCTGCCTCCAGGCACCCTCACCACCTTGTGGCGCAACGAGGAACGCTTCGTCAAGTCGTATATGACCAATTTCCCTGGTTACTATGAGACCAGTGATGGCGGTTTTATGGATGAAGAAGGTTATGTCTACGTCATGGGACGTATGGATGATGTTATTAATATTGCTGGTCACCGCCTGTCCACCGGTGCCATGGAAGAAGTAATTTCCGCCCATCCAGACGTTGCAGAATGTGCCGTATTCGGAACCCACGACACCATGAAAGGCCAACTGCCTGTCGGACTCTTTGTGTTGAAGGCTGGAGTTGACAGGAAGGAGGAAGATATCAAGAAAGAGCTGGTACAGATGGTTCGTGATCAGATCGGACCGATTGCCTGCTTCCGTGATTCAGCACAGGTTGCACGTTTGCCGAAGACACGCTCCGGCAAGATTCTACGTGGAACCATGCGCGCAATCGCCAATAACAAAGAGTACAACATGCCTTCGACCATCGATGATCCGGCAATTCTTGACGAGATCACCGAGACCTTGAAAACTATAGGTTATCCAAAGGCTTAG
- a CDS encoding antibiotic biosynthesis monooxygenase family protein, whose translation MVKVFIKRKVADASLVELINLLKQLRTLTLNQPGYVSGETLRRMDKEGECVVISTWRSLDDWNAWITNPDRASIQGEIDSLLGKQTEYEVYG comes from the coding sequence ATGGTAAAGGTTTTTATTAAACGTAAGGTAGCCGATGCAAGTCTTGTTGAATTGATAAACCTGCTGAAACAGCTTCGTACCCTTACGCTGAACCAGCCCGGTTATGTCTCCGGTGAGACTTTACGACGCATGGACAAAGAGGGTGAGTGTGTGGTGATTTCAACCTGGCGCTCTCTGGACGACTGGAACGCCTGGATTACTAACCCGGACAGGGCGTCAATCCAGGGTGAAATTGACAGCCTGCTCGGTAAGCAGACCGAGTATGAGGTATATGGCTGA
- the sucD gene encoding succinate--CoA ligase subunit alpha, whose protein sequence is MSIFIDNTTRLLVQGITGKEGQFHTRQCIEYGTNVVAGVTPGKGGQKMDDVPVYNTVAEGRKATGANATMIFVPPPFAADAILEAADAGIELIVCITEGVPVMDMLKVKNYLAQTNSRLIGPNCPGIITPGQCKIGIMPGAIHTAGGPVGVVSRSGTLTYEVVHQLTEVGLGQTTCVGIGGDPVNGTGFIDCLEEFNKDNETTAVVMVGEIGGSAEEDASAWIKANMEKPVVGFIAGLTAPPGRRMGHAGAIVSGGKGTAEAKIAAMEEGGIYVCKDLGHLGRLCKEAFS, encoded by the coding sequence ATGAGCATTTTTATTGATAATACAACCCGTCTACTGGTGCAGGGCATAACGGGTAAAGAAGGGCAGTTTCACACCAGACAATGCATTGAATATGGAACAAACGTCGTAGCCGGTGTTACTCCGGGTAAAGGCGGTCAAAAAATGGATGATGTACCGGTGTACAACACTGTTGCCGAAGGACGCAAAGCGACAGGCGCCAACGCCACCATGATTTTTGTACCCCCGCCATTTGCCGCAGACGCTATCCTCGAGGCAGCAGATGCGGGCATAGAGCTGATCGTTTGTATCACAGAGGGCGTGCCGGTAATGGATATGCTCAAGGTAAAGAACTATCTGGCTCAGACAAACAGCAGGCTCATCGGTCCTAACTGCCCTGGAATTATCACTCCTGGCCAGTGCAAAATAGGTATTATGCCGGGTGCGATTCATACAGCTGGTGGTCCGGTCGGGGTCGTTTCCCGTTCAGGAACCCTGACCTATGAAGTCGTTCACCAGCTTACCGAAGTCGGTCTGGGACAGACCACCTGTGTAGGTATTGGTGGTGACCCGGTGAACGGAACAGGATTTATCGATTGTCTCGAGGAGTTTAACAAAGATAATGAGACTACCGCAGTAGTAATGGTAGGTGAAATAGGCGGCTCCGCTGAAGAGGACGCTTCTGCCTGGATCAAGGCCAACATGGAGAAACCGGTGGTGGGTTTTATTGCAGGTCTGACTGCACCTCCAGGTAGGCGTATGGGGCATGCCGGTGCGATCGTCAGTGGAGGAAAAGGTACAGCAGAAGCAAAAATAGCTGCTATGGAAGAGGGTGGAATCTACGTCTGTAAGGATCTGGGGCATTTGGGGCGTCTTTGTAAGGAGGCGTTTTCATAA
- a CDS encoding acyl-CoA carboxylase subunit beta, protein MDTGDRLNQLMELRQKASLGGGQERIDKQHAKGSMTARERINMLLDPGSFEEFDMFKTHRCRDFGMEDQVYPGDGVVTGYGTVNGRVVYVFAQDFTVLGGSLSETFAEKICKIMDLAMKNGAPVIGLNDSGGARIQEGIESLAGYTEIFQRNVMASGVVPQISAIFGPCAGGAVYSPALTDFITMVQNQSYMFLTGPKVVKSVTHEDVTVEELGGAAMHASRSGVSDYAAPSEAEAIEYIKGLLSFMPQNNMESAPVIPCEDPPGRPTKELNGIIPENPNAAYDMKEIILNTVDDGNFLEVKADFAPNIIVGFARYNGMSVGVVANQPAHLSGVLDIDSSVKGARFVRFCDCFNIPIVTFVDVPGFLPGTVQEYGGVIRNGAKILYAFAEATIPKVTVITRKAYGGAYCVMSSKHLRGDINYAWPTAEIAVMGAKGAVGVLYGRQANSTDDPVKFLSEKEQEYQNTVANPYVAAERGYIDDIIEPARTRERIVRALQLLQNKRDTNPMKKHGNIPL, encoded by the coding sequence ATGGATACAGGTGATAGACTCAACCAATTGATGGAGCTGCGGCAAAAGGCGAGTCTTGGTGGTGGTCAGGAGAGAATAGACAAGCAGCACGCCAAAGGCAGTATGACAGCCCGGGAGAGGATTAATATGTTGCTCGACCCGGGTAGCTTCGAAGAATTCGACATGTTCAAGACCCACAGATGCAGGGATTTCGGCATGGAGGACCAGGTCTATCCGGGTGATGGTGTGGTTACCGGGTATGGCACAGTGAACGGCCGGGTAGTGTATGTGTTTGCCCAGGATTTCACCGTGCTTGGTGGCTCTCTTAGCGAGACCTTTGCTGAAAAGATCTGCAAGATAATGGATCTTGCCATGAAAAACGGGGCACCTGTCATAGGCCTAAATGATTCAGGTGGCGCCCGCATCCAGGAAGGCATAGAGAGCCTTGCCGGCTATACAGAAATTTTCCAGCGAAACGTAATGGCATCTGGTGTGGTACCGCAGATTTCTGCCATTTTCGGCCCATGTGCAGGAGGCGCAGTCTACTCCCCGGCGCTGACTGATTTCATAACCATGGTCCAGAACCAGTCATATATGTTTCTGACCGGGCCGAAAGTGGTGAAGTCTGTGACCCATGAAGATGTCACGGTTGAAGAGCTTGGCGGTGCAGCAATGCATGCCAGCAGAAGCGGTGTTTCTGATTACGCTGCGCCTTCCGAGGCTGAGGCGATTGAATATATCAAGGGACTGCTTTCTTTCATGCCGCAAAACAACATGGAGAGCGCTCCGGTTATTCCATGTGAAGATCCTCCGGGACGTCCGACGAAGGAGTTGAACGGGATTATTCCGGAAAACCCCAATGCCGCCTACGACATGAAGGAGATAATCCTGAACACCGTGGATGACGGCAATTTCCTCGAGGTGAAAGCAGATTTCGCCCCCAATATCATCGTTGGCTTCGCCAGGTATAACGGCATGAGTGTGGGTGTGGTTGCCAACCAGCCGGCACATCTTTCCGGGGTTCTCGATATTGATTCTTCCGTGAAAGGTGCCCGTTTTGTCCGCTTTTGCGACTGTTTCAATATTCCCATCGTCACTTTTGTCGATGTGCCGGGCTTTCTGCCAGGTACCGTTCAGGAGTATGGCGGGGTGATCAGAAACGGTGCGAAAATTCTGTATGCCTTTGCCGAAGCCACAATTCCCAAGGTTACGGTCATCACCAGAAAAGCGTATGGTGGCGCCTATTGTGTAATGTCTTCCAAGCATCTTCGCGGTGATATCAATTATGCCTGGCCGACTGCAGAAATAGCTGTAATGGGCGCGAAAGGCGCAGTTGGTGTACTGTACGGCCGGCAGGCCAACAGTACAGACGATCCGGTGAAGTTTCTTTCCGAAAAGGAGCAGGAGTACCAGAATACTGTCGCTAACCCATATGTTGCAGCCGAGCGCGGTTATATCGATGACATCATCGAACCTGCCAGAACACGCGAGCGTATTGTCAGAGCTTTACAGTTGCTTCAGAATAAGCGGGATACCAATCCTATGAAAAAGCACGGGAATATTCCTCTATAG
- a CDS encoding gamma carbonic anhydrase family protein gives MIIRELNGHTPQFGKDCFIAENATIIGDVIMGDNCSIWFSTVVRGDVHYIRMGNKVNVQDGAVIHGTYQKSPTNIGNNVSIAHNAIVHGCTIHDNVLIGMGAIVMDDCVVESNTIIAAGAVITKGTHVESGSIYAGVPAKKVKNISQELISGEVERIADSYIKYAGWYKEELIEQH, from the coding sequence ATGATTATTCGAGAACTAAATGGACACACTCCTCAATTTGGTAAGGATTGCTTTATAGCAGAGAACGCAACCATCATCGGTGATGTCATAATGGGCGATAACTGTTCTATCTGGTTCAGCACCGTGGTTCGAGGTGATGTTCACTATATTCGTATGGGGAATAAGGTGAACGTACAGGATGGCGCGGTAATCCATGGTACCTACCAGAAGTCGCCGACAAATATCGGCAATAATGTTTCCATTGCGCACAACGCTATTGTTCACGGTTGTACTATCCATGACAATGTACTGATCGGCATGGGAGCTATCGTCATGGATGACTGTGTGGTGGAGAGCAACACGATCATCGCAGCCGGTGCGGTAATAACCAAGGGAACCCACGTAGAATCCGGATCGATATATGCCGGTGTTCCTGCCAAAAAGGTCAAAAATATCAGCCAAGAGCTGATCTCCGGTGAAGTTGAGCGGATTGCTGACAGTTACATAAAATATGCCGGATGGTATAAAGAAGAATTGATAGAGCAACACTGA
- the pyrC gene encoding dihydroorotase, which translates to MSIILDSPLDMHLHLREGEMLQCVAPLTARDFAGAVVMPNLISPVDSEHKLSQYRRDIERVCGQELFTPYMTLFFRPYRLAELEKVKDQVIGLKLYPAGITTQSEAGVTDFSEIEETLQHMQDLSIPLLVHGETSGFVMDREREFIEVYRDLAVNFPKLHIIMEHITTADSVEFMERYDNVSATVTLHHLMITLDDVVGGFMQPDLFCKPIAKTPRDRGALRSAVFSGNPRIMFGSDSAPHPRHRKECVGCAAGVFTAPVALPLLAQIFAEEGCLDLLQSFVSDNACKRYRISPPEKRITLTEKEWVVPELYGTVRPFYGGERLFWAVNRDGE; encoded by the coding sequence ATGAGTATAATTCTTGATTCTCCACTGGATATGCATCTGCATCTGCGGGAAGGTGAGATGCTGCAATGTGTGGCACCGCTGACAGCCAGGGATTTCGCTGGTGCGGTGGTTATGCCAAATCTCATTTCCCCGGTGGATTCTGAACATAAACTCTCTCAGTATCGAAGGGATATTGAAAGAGTATGTGGGCAGGAGCTGTTCACACCGTATATGACGCTGTTTTTCAGACCGTACAGGCTGGCTGAGCTTGAAAAGGTGAAAGATCAGGTGATCGGCCTGAAATTGTACCCGGCCGGCATCACTACCCAGAGCGAAGCGGGGGTAACAGATTTCTCAGAAATTGAGGAAACCCTGCAGCACATGCAGGACCTCTCTATTCCGCTCCTGGTGCATGGCGAAACCAGTGGCTTCGTGATGGATCGGGAAAGGGAATTTATTGAAGTCTATAGAGATCTGGCGGTCAACTTCCCGAAGCTGCATATCATTATGGAGCATATTACCACCGCGGATTCGGTGGAGTTTATGGAAAGGTATGACAATGTTTCGGCTACAGTCACTCTTCATCACCTGATGATCACGCTCGATGACGTAGTCGGTGGCTTTATGCAGCCGGATCTGTTTTGCAAACCCATAGCAAAGACGCCAAGGGACCGTGGGGCGCTACGATCCGCAGTGTTTTCAGGCAATCCCAGAATTATGTTTGGCTCCGACTCTGCCCCGCACCCCAGACACAGAAAAGAGTGTGTGGGATGCGCGGCTGGTGTTTTCACGGCGCCGGTGGCTTTGCCACTCCTGGCGCAAATCTTTGCGGAGGAAGGATGTCTCGATCTATTGCAATCATTTGTTTCTGATAACGCCTGCAAACGATACCGGATCTCACCACCTGAAAAACGGATAACACTTACTGAGAAAGAATGGGTGGTGCCTGAGTTATATGGCACGGTGCGACCATTCTATGGTGGTGAACGTCTGTTTTGGGCTGTTAACCGGGATGGGGAATAA
- the sucC gene encoding ADP-forming succinate--CoA ligase subunit beta: protein MKIHEYQAKELFRKYKVPTPQGGVAEEVAQVEKIVSELGLPVAVKAQIHAGGRGKGGGVRLARTQDELTAAAGDILGMTLVTKQTGPSGQLVRKLLIEKGVSIKKEMYLSIIPDRETASIAIVASQDGGMDIEEVAESTPDRIIKVFINPLIGIQGYHLREVMFGLELEKELMKPFGQILKNLYSLFVDYDCSMVEINPLIVTEDNEVIALDAKMDIDSNAVYRHPDVKEMHDPFEDDPTEAEAAQYNLNYIKLDGNVGNMVNGAGLAMATMDIIKQAGANPANFLDVGGGASAEMVENGFRIILSDKNVKGILINIFGGILRCDVLAQGVVQAAQKVELNVPVVVRMEGTNVEEGRRILAESGLNLINATNLADAAGKVAGIVA from the coding sequence ATGAAGATTCATGAATATCAGGCCAAAGAACTGTTCCGTAAATACAAAGTTCCCACACCGCAGGGAGGAGTGGCTGAAGAAGTTGCTCAGGTAGAGAAAATTGTCTCGGAACTTGGCCTGCCGGTTGCTGTTAAAGCACAGATTCATGCAGGTGGTAGAGGAAAAGGTGGTGGGGTTCGTCTCGCGAGAACCCAGGATGAGTTAACAGCAGCAGCTGGGGATATCCTCGGTATGACGCTGGTGACCAAGCAGACCGGACCCTCTGGGCAATTGGTAAGAAAACTGCTCATAGAAAAAGGTGTAAGCATTAAAAAAGAGATGTATCTCTCAATTATTCCAGACAGGGAGACAGCCTCCATTGCCATAGTTGCGAGTCAGGATGGCGGTATGGATATTGAAGAGGTGGCAGAATCCACTCCCGACCGCATTATCAAAGTTTTTATCAATCCATTGATTGGAATACAGGGCTATCACTTGCGCGAGGTGATGTTTGGTCTCGAGCTGGAGAAGGAATTGATGAAGCCCTTCGGGCAGATTCTGAAAAATCTCTACAGCCTGTTTGTTGATTATGACTGCTCAATGGTTGAAATCAATCCTTTGATAGTGACGGAAGACAACGAAGTGATTGCCCTCGATGCCAAGATGGATATCGACTCAAACGCGGTATATCGTCATCCGGATGTCAAAGAGATGCATGACCCGTTCGAGGATGATCCGACCGAGGCGGAAGCTGCGCAGTACAATCTCAATTATATCAAGCTTGACGGCAATGTCGGCAATATGGTCAATGGCGCCGGTCTCGCTATGGCGACTATGGATATCATCAAGCAGGCCGGGGCCAACCCTGCCAACTTTCTTGATGTCGGTGGTGGGGCCAGTGCAGAGATGGTTGAGAATGGCTTCAGAATCATCTTAAGCGATAAGAATGTAAAAGGCATCCTGATCAATATTTTTGGCGGCATTCTCCGCTGTGACGTTTTGGCCCAGGGAGTTGTCCAGGCAGCCCAGAAGGTAGAACTGAATGTGCCGGTAGTGGTGCGTATGGAAGGAACCAACGTGGAAGAGGGCAGGCGTATTCTTGCTGAATCCGGGTTGAATCTGATTAATGCAACTAACCTGGCTGATGCTGCAGGCAAGGTTGCTGGGATCGTGGCCTAA
- a CDS encoding threonine ammonia-lyase: MQDSLQLLSLSNVLAAREVLRPLLRPTPLRSYTSLNRFIGTEVYVKHENQNLTGTFKIRGSMNLMHTLRRKSSPPNGVITYSTGNHGISVATSAHQSELPAVVVVPEGSNPLKMQAIRDAGAELIEHGANFEEAGQKVKQLENERDLYLVHPANEPHLINGVATGFLEILEQVPDLDVLIIPIGAGSEAAAAITVCKQIRPQIDIIGVQAEAAPAAYSSWREKTLVSAPNTTFAGGVATGIAYELPFMLYRDQLADFILLSEDELYEGIALAAHHTRNLAEGAGASCLRAAIKIRDRIQGRKVAIQMSGGNAGAAELRQAMSLPCLQDGVVD, translated from the coding sequence ATGCAGGATTCTCTTCAATTATTGTCTTTATCCAACGTGCTGGCAGCCCGTGAAGTGCTGCGGCCTCTTCTAAGGCCAACCCCATTACGAAGTTATACCAGCCTCAACCGATTCATAGGTACTGAGGTTTATGTAAAACATGAAAATCAAAACCTCACAGGAACATTCAAAATCCGGGGCAGCATGAACCTGATGCATACCCTCAGGCGGAAGTCGTCACCACCAAACGGAGTGATCACCTATTCCACAGGCAATCATGGTATTTCTGTTGCCACCAGCGCACACCAATCTGAGCTCCCGGCAGTTGTAGTGGTACCCGAAGGTTCTAACCCGCTCAAAATGCAAGCCATTAGAGATGCCGGTGCAGAACTTATAGAACACGGCGCTAATTTTGAAGAAGCCGGCCAAAAGGTTAAACAGTTAGAAAATGAACGTGACCTTTACTTGGTCCATCCCGCCAACGAACCTCATCTGATCAATGGCGTCGCAACCGGTTTTTTAGAAATCCTTGAACAGGTGCCGGATCTGGATGTGCTTATCATCCCAATTGGCGCGGGGAGCGAGGCTGCGGCAGCCATCACCGTATGTAAACAGATCCGACCGCAGATTGATATTATAGGGGTCCAGGCCGAAGCTGCGCCTGCAGCGTATTCTTCGTGGCGGGAAAAAACTCTTGTCTCAGCTCCCAACACCACCTTTGCCGGGGGAGTCGCCACCGGCATCGCCTATGAATTACCCTTTATGCTCTATAGGGATCAATTGGCTGATTTCATTCTGCTCTCTGAAGATGAGCTTTACGAGGGAATTGCCCTGGCTGCCCACCATACCAGAAATCTGGCCGAAGGAGCGGGAGCATCGTGCTTGCGGGCGGCGATAAAAATACGTGATCGCATACAGGGCAGGAAGGTTGCCATCCAGATGAGCGGCGGCAATGCAGGGGCAGCTGAACTGAGGCAGGCGATGTCACTCCCCTGCCTGCAAGACGGTGTGGTTGATTAG